AGATTGATTCCTAAACCGACATTTAACAATGAATTAATATAAAGTACGGCTTCTTTTGGTGCTACCTGGGCAAAAGAACGCCCAAAAACAACTTCATCTTGATAGCGGACAACATCTTGATAATATATTTTGACTAACAGTCGTTGGCCATATTCAACCTGCCATTTTTTGAAAAAATCGACAGGAATATTTGTCCATAAAGAGCCAAAACGGATGTCTGTAATATCAATTGTTCCGGTAATTGTATTTTCATTTTGCAAAGGAGTAACTAATGAGAAAGCAACCAATTCGCTTGTCGCAATCTTGTTACCTAACTCTACAAACCCAACTTTTCCACTAGCTAAGCGTGCCCCATTATAAACATAAACATCTCGTCCATGAAAGGTATGACTTTCTGATGAACCAGGTAAACGTTGAATTTCTTCATCAATTTGACGTACTTCTTTAATCCCTATATATTGTGCTAAATACGTTAACGTTCCATTGTCCGGAGTAATTACATATTGTCCACCTGATAATTCGGCAACAACGCTGCGGCGAGTAGAACCCACTCCAGGATCAACGACTGAAACAAAAACAGTACCGGCTGGCCAATAACTGACTGCTTGTAAAAGACGATAGCTGGCATCGTGGATATTATAAGGTTCAATCTCGTGTGTTAAATTATTGATAATCAAAGTAGGACTTACTTGATAGGCGACACCATACATTGCATTTACTGCTCCATCTTGTAAACCAAAATCCGTTTGAACAACTAAAAATCCTGACATATTTTTCCACCTTTCTATTTTAGCAGTCGCATGTTTACTTTGCCTGATAGAATCGTCATTCTATCGTATAGACAAATAAAAATGCCCTTAGCAAAAATTGCTAAGGGCATGAAAATGCGTTACCACCTTTAATTATAAGATCCTCACAGATCTTACCTTTATTAGTACCCAAAATTTCTTTGGAGACTGTGCCTAGTTAACGGAGGCAACCGTATTTCCTTAAACATTCGGGAAATCCGCTCAAAAGCCATTTTCAAATAATGGATTTACATTCCCTCACACCAGCCGGGAACTCTCTTTAGTAAACAGCATTACTTTACTTTCTTTTTCATCGCGTTTTATTGATTGTTAATAAAATAGCAGAGAATATTTCACTTGTCAATGAGGAAATTATATTGCTACTTAAAAATCATGTAATCCTATTGTTGTAATTAATTTGTAGTTTTTAGCACTTTTTATTGAAGAATTTTTTTATGTATTTCATATACAAAAGAGTAGGTATTCTTTTGAGGCTATAAAATCGTTTTATTTCCGATTAAAATATTTTTCATACTTGTCAATTTTAGAAAAGCTTTTCAGTCGTAGTCGTTTCTTTTTATCAGATCGTTTCTTGTTGCTATAATCAAGAAGTGGTCTTTTTTGGTTAAATTTTTGAAATAAATATAAAGGGGGTCTTCCTATGAAAAAGTTGCTTAGGTGGCAAAAAATTTTATTGGGAATGTTGATTGCTCTTCTTTTGGCAATAGCAGGTGGCATTATCTATATTAAATTGAATATTTACACGCCTAGCAGTACTGCAAGTGCAATTGATCCGATAAAGGTTACAAAAGATTACGAATTATTTACTAGTGAACAAGCAGATAGAGCAAAAGAAAAAACAAATCTCATCTTTTATCCAGGGGCTTTAGTAGAACCGGCGAGTTATCGCATCTGGGCACAAGAAGTAGCCAATGCCGGTTATCGGGTATATATTTTGAAATTGCCTTTTGATTTAGCGGTCATGGCACCCAATAAAGCTAATGCTGTGGTGAAGTCCCACGAGAAAAATATTTTAGGAGGTCATTCATTAGGGGGCGTCATGGCAAGCCGCTATGCCCACAATCACCAACAAGAGATTAGTGGGATGATTTTTTTAGCTAGCTATCCGGATGAAAAAGGTTCATTAGCAAAATCTAGTTTTCCAGTTTTATCGATTACTGCCAGTAAAGATCAGGTATTAAATCATAAACAGTATCAAAAAGCCAAAAACTATTTACCCAAGATGACTACTTATGATGTCATTAAAGGTGGTAATCATGCTGGCTTTGGCAGCTACGGAGCACAAAAGGGGGACGGACAAGCAACAATTTCAAATAGAAAACAGCAAAAAGAAATTGGTCAGATTATTATTCATTGGTTGCAAGAAATAAACTAGGAAAAATTCTCAAATATTAAGTCGTAGTAGTAAACTTAAAGATGATGGGTTGGTGTAATTTTAAGTTTTGAAAGTTAAGACGACTTTTTATGCGAGATTTTTTTTCAGCTGTAAAAATTATGTCTTAGTATTTGAGAAAAAGGCAGTATTGTTTGCCAGTTCATAAGCAAAATTTGAGCACATTGTTATGAAGGTAAGCTTGGAACAAGTGAGGAAACCATTTTGACCAAGGTTTTTGTGCCGAAATAAAATTGGGTGTTAGACGAATCATATAAAATTTCAGTTGTTATTTCAAAGGGAGTTATGAAAAAAATATGAATTTTTATTGACTGAAAATAGTAAAAAGGTAATGTTGCTTTGAAAAATAAAATATCATTTTAATTTACTTCCTTTTGTATCGGTGTTTTTTATCTTTAAAAATAACTATTTTTCTCTTGGGATAATTATGAAAATAATTATGCAAAATACTTGCAATTACCAAAAATGAGTGTATAATGACACATTGTCACATGACATAGCGTCATTTATTTAAACTGAAAATTTTTAAAGTAAGGAGGAAAGATCATGCCAAAGGAAACCTTTTTTCATCTAACAAGAGAAAAGCAGCAACGGATTATGAAAGCTGCGAAAAAAGAATTTTCCAAAGTGCCTTTAGGGGAGGCTTCAATTGCTCAGATTATTAAAGATGCAGGAATTCCTCGAGGAAGTTTTTACCAATATTTTGAAGATAAAGATGATTTATATTTCTACTATTTTCAAAATATGCGCCGAAATAGTCAGCAAGAATTAAATACTGCAATGGCAAAAGCGAATGGTCAACTTTTTGACGGTTTTGAAATTTACTTTACCAAGATGGTGAAAGAAGTTTTGCAAGGTGAGAATGCTTCTTTTTATCGCAATTTATTTATGAATATGGATTATCGTTCTTTTCATAAAGTTGCGCCCCATTTTGGCAAGCCAAGAGGTGATTCTCATGCGGATCCTGCACGTCAAGTACACAAAGAAAGTATGCAAGAGTTTTATAACATGATTGATCTGACGACTTTAAATGTTCAGAATGAGGATGAGTTAAAACTTTTAGTCAAAATGTTGATGCACATTGTATTTTCGACTGTTGCAGAAGGTTATCGTCAGTTAGTAGGAAAAGATAACTTTGATGTAGAAGTAGTTTTAAAGGATTTTACTTTAAAACTTAATTGGCTAAAAAGTGGTGCTATTAAATCTAAAGTTAAAAATTAAATAGATAAGGAAGGTTGCAGACGTGAAATTATTTAAATATCTGGGAAAATATTGGTATGCAATCCTAGCAGCACTGGTACTTTTAGGAATCCAAGCGCATAGTGATTTGACATTACCTAGCATTACGTCAGACATTGTCGACGTGGGTATTCAACAAGGAGGACTGGAAACTGCGACACCAGAAACAATTCGCAAGTCCACTCTTTCAGCAATCGAATTATTTATGACAGATGCTGAAAAGGATACGATTAAAGAAAATTATAAAGCTGCTACAAAAACAGTAGATGGTAAAAAAATTGATGTCTATAATCTTGATTTAAAAGAGGGCATGACTAAAGAAAAGTTGGCAAAGATTTTTGAATTGCCAATGATGATGCTGGCTTCTTCTCAGGCTAAGGATTCAAAAGATGGCAATGCTGCTAAAGAAATTTTAGATACTTATCAAAAACTAGGTACAGACGGTAAAAAAGCACAAGAATTAGGTGCACAAGCTAAATCGTTAGGCGAACAAGCCCAAACAGCAGCAACAGAAGCCCAAACAGCAGCGGCGGCTGGTGACATGGCAACTGCTCAAACAAAAGGTGCTCAAGCACAAAAATTTGGGGATGAAGCTAAGGCCAAAGGTGCTCAAGCGCAAAAACTTGGCGATGAACTGAAAAAAGTCAATGATTCACTTCCGGAAAAATTAACAGCAGCAAGAAAAGAAACCAAAGACGAGCTTGGCGATATGGGTGAAGATTCCATGAAAACAGTTGGAGTCCAATTAACATTAGCCGAGTATAAAGCCTTAAACAAAGACACCAAGCAAATTCAAACCGATTATATGGTAAAAAAAGGTACACAAATGATTATTTTAACATTAATCTCAGCTGTGGCTGCGATTTTAGTTGGTTTAATTGCTTCGCTGGTTTCTTCTTCTGTGGGTAAAAATTTGCGCGTAGTACAATTCAATCAGATTTTGCGCTTCTCCAATGCCGAAATGGAAAAATTCTCACCAGCTTCCCTAATTACGCGTAGTACAAACGATATTCAACAAATCCAAATGGGTCTGGTTATGACAATTCGGATGGTATTATACGCACCAATATTAGGTTTAGGTGGGATTTACGAAGTATATAAAACAGGTACTGGTATGGGCTGGATTATTGGTGTTGCGGTTAGTTTAGTCTTGATTTTAGTCTTGACTTTACTTGGTTTTACCATGCCAAAATTCAAGAGCCTACAAAAATTAGTCGACCGAGTTAACTTAGTATCTCGTGAAATTATTACAGGACTACCCGTTATTCGCGCTTTTTCTCGTGAAAAATATGAAGAAAAACGTTTTGATGGTGCGAATACGGATTTAATGAAAACCCAAATGTTTGTGAACCGGGCAATGTCGATTATGATGCCAATTATGATGTTATTGATGAATGGTATTTCTGTTTTAATTGTCTGGGTCGGCGGTCATAATATGGATGCTGGTCAATTGCAAGTCGGAGATATGATGGCCTTTATTACGTATACGATGCAAATCGTGATGGCCTTCATGATGCTATCAATGGTTTCAATTATTTTACCACGGGCTAACGTTTCTGCTGGTCGTGTGGATGAAGTCTTAGAAACAAAACCAACTATTACTGATCCAGATCAACCACAAGATGATCACGACTTTACTGGTGAAGTGAAATTTGAAGGTGTAACATTCCGTTACCCAGATGCCGATGAAGATGTATTGCATCACTTGAATTTCACAGCTAAACCAGGCCAAACAACAGCTTTAATTGGTTCAACGGGTTCTGGTAAATCGACTGTTGTAAACTTAATTCCACGTTTGTTTGATGTTTCAACTGGTCGTATTACTATTGATGGTGTAGACATTCGTCAGATGAGTTTACACAAACTCCATGATTTAATTGGTTTTGTACCACAAAAAGGGGTTTTATTCTCTGGTGATATTAAATCAAATATTAAATTTGGGAACGTCGATGGTATTTCTGATGAACAAATGAAAAAAGCGGCCATGATTGCCCAAGCAGAAGAATTCATTAATTCAAATGATGCGGGTTATGATCGTGCTATTTCTCAAGGCGGGACCAATGTTTCTGGTGGGCAAAAACAACGCTTAGCTATTGCGCGTGCATTATCCAAAGATCCAAAAATCTTAATTTTTGATGATTCTCTTTCTGCGTTAGATAATAAGACAGATGTCGCTTTACGACGAGCATTAGCCGAAAATGTTAAAGGTATTACGCAAATTATCGTAGCACAAAAAATTTCGACGATTTTACATGCCGATAACATTATTGTTTTAAATGAAGGTCGGATTGTTGCACAAGGTACTCACGAAGAATTGATGGAAACATCTGCTGTTTATCAAGAAATTGCTTCTTCACAATTGAGTAACGCTGAATTGGGCTTAGAAGCAGAATAGGAGGCGAAGACAATGGCAGAAAATAAACAACAAACTCCCCGTGGCGGTCGTGGCCCAATGGGTGGCGGCATGGCCGGTGGCGAAAAAGCCAAAGACTTTAAAGGCACCATTAAAAAATTAGTCTCCTATATGGCAAATTATAAGATTGCAGTCTTGTTTGTCATGATATTCGCAGCAGCGTCAACTGTTTTTAATATCTGGGGACCAAAAATCTTATCAAAAGCCATTACGGAATTATTCAATGGCTTAATCAAAAAATATCAAGGTACTGGTGGCATTAATTTCGATAAAATCGGTCAAATTCTAATCTTTATGTTGGGTTTGTATTTAGTCGCAGCACTCTTTGGTGTGATGCAAGGCTGGATCATGTCGACTGTTACCCAAAAGATTACTTACCGGATGCGTAAAGAAATCACCGAAAAAATTAATCGGATGCCAATGAACTACTTTGAAAGCCGGACAACTGGTGAAGTTTTATCCCGTATCACCAACGACGTAGATACTTTAGGTCAATCATTAAATCAATCTGTTACACAGTTAATTACTTCTACATTTACTATTGTCGGTGTAATTATCATGATGTTATCTATTTCTGTTCAAATGACGGGAATTTCAGTTTTGATTGTGCCAATTTCATTATTATTAATTATGTTTGTCGTGAAATATTCACAAAAATATTTTGCTACCCAACAAAAGTATTTAGGTAAAATTAACGGTCAAGTAGAAGAAACTGTCGGTGGCTATAACATTGTTCATTTGTTTAACGATGAAGAAAATGCCATGAAAGAATTTAAAGAACAAAATGACATTCTTTTTAAATCTGCTTGGAAATCACAATTTCTTTCAGGTTTAATGCAACCAATCATGAACTTTGTTGGTAACTTAGGTTATGTTGCAGTCGCGATTATTGGTGGGATTTTAGCTTACAACGGTACAATTACCGTCGGGGATATTCAAGCTTTCATTCAATATGTCCGCAACTTAACTCAACCAATTGCGCAACTAGCGCAAGTTTCAAATATGTTGCAATCAATGGCAGCAGCAGCTGAACGTGTTTTTGAATTCTTAGGTGAAGATGAAGAGGCACAAACTGTTGAAAATCCAGTGAAAATCGGAAAAGTTAAAGGTGAAGTGGACTTTGAACACGTACACTTTGGCTATACACCAGATAAAATTATCATTAACGATTTTAGCAGCCATGTTGACCCAGGTCAGATGGTGGCAATCGTTGGGCCGACTGGTGCTGGTAAAACGACAATGGTTAAATTATTGATGCGTTTTTATGACGTGAATTCTGGTGCTATTAAAATTGACGGTCATGATATTCGTGACTTTAACCGAGCTGATTTACGCCAAAATATCGGGATGGTTTTACAAGATACTTGGTTGTTCAAAGGAACCATTATGGATAACTTGCGCTATGGTAATTTAGATGCAACTGATGAAGAAGTTTATGCCGCAGCTAAAGCTGCCCATGTGCATCACTTCATTGAAACATTACCTGGTGGCTACAATATGGAATTAAATGAAGAATCCTCTAACATCTCCCAAGGACAAAAACAATTACTAACGATTGCCCGTGCAATTTTAGCCGACAAACCAATTTTGATTTTGGATGAAGCAACATCTTCTGTAGACACCAGAACAGAGGTCTTGATTCAAAATGCAATGAATAATTTAATGGCAGGAAGAACTTCTTTTGTTATTGCCCATCGGTTATCGACGATTAAAGATGCAGATAAGATTTTATATATGCAAGATGGCGATATCAAAGAACAAGGGACACACGAAGAATTATTAGCGAAAGATGGTTATTATGCACAACTTTACAATTCACAATTTGAAGAGTTGGCTGGGTAAATAAATTTCGTTATAAAATAAAATACGTTTTTCACTTTGCTCAATAGTTTAAGTGAAAAACGTATTTTTATTTATCGCAAATTATTTAATTTTTTATTTTCATCTTCAACGACAATTTGACGAATTAATGTCAGTAATTCTGCTATAATTGGTGTTGAAATACTATTGTTACGGTACAAAAGAGAAATTAGAAATTGAGGTTGATTGGCGTCTGCCAAGTCAATAGCTATTAAGTTGTCGTCTGAACTGATAGCCAGTTCTGCAAGAAAACCAATTCCTATACCGGATTTAATCATCCCTTTTAAGATAGCCAAATCATCACTTTGATAAATAACTTTTGGATCCGTGTTACTTGCTTGAATTAAGCGAGTAAAAGCGCGGTGATGTACATATTGTTCACTTAATAATAAAAAATTTTCTTTCGCTAAATCAGCGAAAGCTATATTCTTTTTCGTAGCTAAAGGATGGGTTGGCGCAACGACAATCTTGAATTTTTTCTTCGTTAAAACTTCAGATTGTAAAATATCTGTAGTAATTGTATCCAAAGAACCAATCAAACCGACGTCTAAGCGTCCCAATTTAATTTGTCGCAACAGGTTTTCAGAGCCTTCTCGTTGAATAACAAGGTGAGGTAGAATATCTGTTTGTAAAAGTTTAGAAGATAATTTTGGAAAATAATAATTCCCAATAATTGGCGGTAAACCCAAAGGAAGTTTTTTTGCCGAAAAATGGGTCATCTCTTGCTTGGCAATTCTCAGCTCTCGCAAAATACTATTTACATGTAGTAAAAATTGGCGCCCAGCATTGGTTAAAGTAATATTTTTGTGAGCCTGATTGCGATTGACCAAATTAACATTTAGTTCTGTTTCTAAACGTTTAATGGCATATGTAATTGTAGGTTGGCTAACGTGGTAAAAGTCAGCTACTTTAGAATAATTTTTTTCTAAAGCTAAGCGCTGGAAGTATTCTAAATCTCGAATGTTCATAAAAAACTCCTTAAGTTTTAGCGTTACTATTCGATAATTTTCTCATATAAATTAAATTTATCATACCTGCTGTTTTTGACTATAGCAAGAAATAAGGGTTAGTCTTGTCATTGTCAACGAAAGATAACCGCAAAATTGCAAGGAGGCTTTTAAAAATGAAAGGTATTGAAATTTTAAACAATCCATTTTTAAACAAAGGAACAGCTTTTACTAAAACTGAACGTAAGGAATTAGGATTGACTGGTCTTTTACCAAGTCAAGTACAAACATTAGAAGAACAAGCTGTCCAAACCTATGCCCAATATTTAAGTAAACCTAGCGATTTAGAAAAACGGATTTTTCTAATGAACATTTTTAACACGAACCGTACACTGTTTTACAAATTGATGGGACAGCATATCGTAGAATTCATGCCAATTGTTTACGATCCAACGGTGGCAGATGCCATTGAACAATACAATGAGTTATTTATTGAACCACAAGATGCTGCATTTTTATCAATTGATGCCCCAGAAGATATTGAAGCCAGTTTGAAAAATGCTGCAGCAGGACGCGATATTCGCTTAATCGTTGTAACAGATGCAGAAGGCATTTTAGGGATGGGGGATTGGGGAGTCAACGGTGTAGAGATTTCCATTGGCAAATTAATGGTTTATACTGCTGCAGCGGGAATTGATCCAAGGCAAGTATTACCTGTTTCTTTAGATGCAGGAACAAATAATGAAAAATTGCGCAACGATCCGTTATATCTGGGGAATAAACACGAACGGATTTATGGACAAGAATATATGAACTTTGTTGATAAATTTGTTAATACCGCTACAAAATTATTTCCAGAGTTGCTATTGCATTGGGAAGATTTTGGACGGAGTAATGCTGCTACAATTTTAGAAAAATACCAAGATAAAATTACAACCTTTAATGATGATATTCAAGGAACTGGCATTGTAGTATTAGCGGGTATTTTAGGAGCAATGAATATTTCCAAAGAAAAATTAACCGACCAAATTTTTCTGACTTTTGGCGCAGGTACTGCCGGAATTGGGATTGCCAACCAACTGTTAGATGAATTAATGCGGGAAGGGCTAAGTGAAGAACAAGCCCGCAAACATTTCTATTTAGTTGATAAACAAGGTCTCTTATTTGAAGATATGTCAGATTTGACAAACGGCCAAAAAGCTTTTGCTCGTAAACGGAGTGAATTTTCCTCTGACTTGGATTTAACCGATTTGGAAAGTGTGGTAAAGGCTGTTCATCCAACCGTAATGATTGGCACTTCTACACAACCTGGTGCCTTTACAAAAAATATTGTTAAAGAAATGACCACATATACGAAACGTCCGGTTATTTTCCCTTTATCCAATCCCACGAAATTAGCCGAAGCAACTGCAGCAGACTTAATTAAATGGACAGATGGTAAAGCCTTGATTGGAACTGGTATTCCTGCAAAAGATGTGGAATATAACGGCGTAACGTATCAAATTGGTCAAGCCAATAATGCATTAATGTATCCTGGACTTGGCTTAGGAATAATTGCTTCAACTGCGAGTCGTATAAATGGCGAAATTCTATCACAAGCAAGTCATGCATTAGGAGGTATTGTGGATACCACTCAACCAGGAGCACCTGTTTTACCCCCTGTGGAAAAATTGGCAGCATTTTCTGAAAAAATTGCTGAGGTAGTCGGTCAAAGTGTTTTAGACCAAAAACTAAATAAAGAAGAAATTGACGATATAAATATTGCTGTTAAGGCAACAAAATGGGTTCCTGAGTATTAAAAGAGAGAAGGTATTATTGTGGTTTTCTTCCAATCAATTCAAAGTGTCATTAGTATTATTTTAATGATTGCTTTGGGGTATATTTTGAAAAAACAAGGTTGGTTTGATGAAAATTTTGGTAAAAATATTTCAGGATTAATTACAAAAATAGCATTGCCAGCCTCAATTTTTGTTTCTGTATTAAAATATTTAACCAAAGATAGTCTAATTTCTTTGTCCGGTAGTTTGTTGTTTCCTGTTTTAGGAGTTGCAATTGGTTATCTTATTGCCTATGTATTAGTCAAAGTTATGCACATTCGTCCGGGACGACGGGGAATTTTTATGAATGCAGTGGTAAATGCCAACACGATATTTATTGGCTTACCATTAAACATCGCGTTGTTTGGTGAAAAAGCGTTGCCTTACTTTTTGGTTTATTATGTTACTAATACGGTATCGACGTGGGCCTTTGGAGTATTTTTAATTTCCAATGATGATCCAACCAAAATAAAAGGTAAAAATAGGGCGAAGTTAAATTGGAAAAAGTTATTGCCACCGCCATTATTAGGTTTTATCGTGGCACTAATCTTTTTAATCTTCAGTATTCCTGTCCCAAGTTTTATAAATGCAACTCTTAGTTATATTGGCGGGATTGTTACACCATTATCTTTAATTTATATCGGGATTGTATTGTATGATGCTGGACTAAAAAGTATTCGTTTTGACCGTGATACAGTAGTTGCTTTAATTGGTCGCTTTGTCTTGTCACCAATCATTTTAATCGGCTTAATCAGCCTTGGGTCCTCAATGTTTGGCATTCATTTGGTTAGCTTGTTGAAACAAACCTTAATTGTTCAATCCGCTACGCCGATGTTAGCCGTCTTACCAATTTTGGCTGCAGATGCACATGGAGATGTTAAGTACGCTACAAATTTAGTTACTACCAGTACAATTTTATTTGTAGTCGTCGTGCCAATTTTAATGAGTATTGTACAATATATCTAGCAAAAACTAATATGATTATAAAATCGTAAAAAAACTCAAACACCTAGAAACTCTTTATGCTCAATTACTGGGCAATAAGACTATCTATTGTGGTTGAGTTTTTTTTGTTTAGAATATAGGTAGTTTAAATTCAATTATTAAATAATTAATTTACTTTTTGCTTTTATTTTACAAGATAAGCTACAATAGAATTAAATAATAAAATAAAGTGAATTGGAGGAGAAAAAAATGAGTGAGTATTATTATATTCTATCTTTATATAAAGATAGAAAACGTTATTTGGTAAAAGTCATTCTTTTATCTGCAATCTTATTAGGATTGGCAAGTTTTATCGTAATGTTGGACATATTTCGAATTAGTCCATTTATCTGGTATTTAATTGCAATGGGAATTGTTCTATTTCAAATGAGAAAATTGAAGCCAGAAAGTGAACACTACAATCAGTTGACAGAGTTTTTGCAAAATCACCACCCTGAGCTTTTAAAAAATGACGAGTTGGTATTTTTTATTGATTATCAATTAAAACACGATTTTGCTTACGAAGCGAGCAGACTAT
The genomic region above belongs to Enterococcus saigonensis and contains:
- a CDS encoding SAM hydrolase/SAM-dependent halogenase family protein, with the protein product MSGFLVVQTDFGLQDGAVNAMYGVAYQVSPTLIINNLTHEIEPYNIHDASYRLLQAVSYWPAGTVFVSVVDPGVGSTRRSVVAELSGGQYVITPDNGTLTYLAQYIGIKEVRQIDEEIQRLPGSSESHTFHGRDVYVYNGARLASGKVGFVELGNKIATSELVAFSLVTPLQNENTITGTIDITDIRFGSLWTNIPVDFFKKWQVEYGQRLLVKIYYQDVVRYQDEVVFGRSFAQVAPKEAVLYINSLLNVGLGINLDSFSKVYQIGTGNDWTIELTQI
- a CDS encoding alpha/beta fold hydrolase codes for the protein MKKLLRWQKILLGMLIALLLAIAGGIIYIKLNIYTPSSTASAIDPIKVTKDYELFTSEQADRAKEKTNLIFYPGALVEPASYRIWAQEVANAGYRVYILKLPFDLAVMAPNKANAVVKSHEKNILGGHSLGGVMASRYAHNHQQEISGMIFLASYPDEKGSLAKSSFPVLSITASKDQVLNHKQYQKAKNYLPKMTTYDVIKGGNHAGFGSYGAQKGDGQATISNRKQQKEIGQIIIHWLQEIN
- a CDS encoding TetR/AcrR family transcriptional regulator, whose protein sequence is MPKETFFHLTREKQQRIMKAAKKEFSKVPLGEASIAQIIKDAGIPRGSFYQYFEDKDDLYFYYFQNMRRNSQQELNTAMAKANGQLFDGFEIYFTKMVKEVLQGENASFYRNLFMNMDYRSFHKVAPHFGKPRGDSHADPARQVHKESMQEFYNMIDLTTLNVQNEDELKLLVKMLMHIVFSTVAEGYRQLVGKDNFDVEVVLKDFTLKLNWLKSGAIKSKVKN
- a CDS encoding ABC transporter ATP-binding protein, producing MKLFKYLGKYWYAILAALVLLGIQAHSDLTLPSITSDIVDVGIQQGGLETATPETIRKSTLSAIELFMTDAEKDTIKENYKAATKTVDGKKIDVYNLDLKEGMTKEKLAKIFELPMMMLASSQAKDSKDGNAAKEILDTYQKLGTDGKKAQELGAQAKSLGEQAQTAATEAQTAAAAGDMATAQTKGAQAQKFGDEAKAKGAQAQKLGDELKKVNDSLPEKLTAARKETKDELGDMGEDSMKTVGVQLTLAEYKALNKDTKQIQTDYMVKKGTQMIILTLISAVAAILVGLIASLVSSSVGKNLRVVQFNQILRFSNAEMEKFSPASLITRSTNDIQQIQMGLVMTIRMVLYAPILGLGGIYEVYKTGTGMGWIIGVAVSLVLILVLTLLGFTMPKFKSLQKLVDRVNLVSREIITGLPVIRAFSREKYEEKRFDGANTDLMKTQMFVNRAMSIMMPIMMLLMNGISVLIVWVGGHNMDAGQLQVGDMMAFITYTMQIVMAFMMLSMVSIILPRANVSAGRVDEVLETKPTITDPDQPQDDHDFTGEVKFEGVTFRYPDADEDVLHHLNFTAKPGQTTALIGSTGSGKSTVVNLIPRLFDVSTGRITIDGVDIRQMSLHKLHDLIGFVPQKGVLFSGDIKSNIKFGNVDGISDEQMKKAAMIAQAEEFINSNDAGYDRAISQGGTNVSGGQKQRLAIARALSKDPKILIFDDSLSALDNKTDVALRRALAENVKGITQIIVAQKISTILHADNIIVLNEGRIVAQGTHEELMETSAVYQEIASSQLSNAELGLEAE
- a CDS encoding ABC transporter ATP-binding protein — translated: MAENKQQTPRGGRGPMGGGMAGGEKAKDFKGTIKKLVSYMANYKIAVLFVMIFAAASTVFNIWGPKILSKAITELFNGLIKKYQGTGGINFDKIGQILIFMLGLYLVAALFGVMQGWIMSTVTQKITYRMRKEITEKINRMPMNYFESRTTGEVLSRITNDVDTLGQSLNQSVTQLITSTFTIVGVIIMMLSISVQMTGISVLIVPISLLLIMFVVKYSQKYFATQQKYLGKINGQVEETVGGYNIVHLFNDEENAMKEFKEQNDILFKSAWKSQFLSGLMQPIMNFVGNLGYVAVAIIGGILAYNGTITVGDIQAFIQYVRNLTQPIAQLAQVSNMLQSMAAAAERVFEFLGEDEEAQTVENPVKIGKVKGEVDFEHVHFGYTPDKIIINDFSSHVDPGQMVAIVGPTGAGKTTMVKLLMRFYDVNSGAIKIDGHDIRDFNRADLRQNIGMVLQDTWLFKGTIMDNLRYGNLDATDEEVYAAAKAAHVHHFIETLPGGYNMELNEESSNISQGQKQLLTIARAILADKPILILDEATSSVDTRTEVLIQNAMNNLMAGRTSFVIAHRLSTIKDADKILYMQDGDIKEQGTHEELLAKDGYYAQLYNSQFEELAG
- a CDS encoding LysR family transcriptional regulator → MNIRDLEYFQRLALEKNYSKVADFYHVSQPTITYAIKRLETELNVNLVNRNQAHKNITLTNAGRQFLLHVNSILRELRIAKQEMTHFSAKKLPLGLPPIIGNYYFPKLSSKLLQTDILPHLVIQREGSENLLRQIKLGRLDVGLIGSLDTITTDILQSEVLTKKKFKIVVAPTHPLATKKNIAFADLAKENFLLLSEQYVHHRAFTRLIQASNTDPKVIYQSDDLAILKGMIKSGIGIGFLAELAISSDDNLIAIDLADANQPQFLISLLYRNNSISTPIIAELLTLIRQIVVEDENKKLNNLR
- a CDS encoding malolactic enzyme is translated as MARRLLKMKGIEILNNPFLNKGTAFTKTERKELGLTGLLPSQVQTLEEQAVQTYAQYLSKPSDLEKRIFLMNIFNTNRTLFYKLMGQHIVEFMPIVYDPTVADAIEQYNELFIEPQDAAFLSIDAPEDIEASLKNAAAGRDIRLIVVTDAEGILGMGDWGVNGVEISIGKLMVYTAAAGIDPRQVLPVSLDAGTNNEKLRNDPLYLGNKHERIYGQEYMNFVDKFVNTATKLFPELLLHWEDFGRSNAATILEKYQDKITTFNDDIQGTGIVVLAGILGAMNISKEKLTDQIFLTFGAGTAGIGIANQLLDELMREGLSEEQARKHFYLVDKQGLLFEDMSDLTNGQKAFARKRSEFSSDLDLTDLESVVKAVHPTVMIGTSTQPGAFTKNIVKEMTTYTKRPVIFPLSNPTKLAEATAADLIKWTDGKALIGTGIPAKDVEYNGVTYQIGQANNALMYPGLGLGIIASTASRINGEILSQASHALGGIVDTTQPGAPVLPPVEKLAAFSEKIAEVVGQSVLDQKLNKEEIDDINIAVKATKWVPEY
- a CDS encoding AEC family transporter; translation: MVFFQSIQSVISIILMIALGYILKKQGWFDENFGKNISGLITKIALPASIFVSVLKYLTKDSLISLSGSLLFPVLGVAIGYLIAYVLVKVMHIRPGRRGIFMNAVVNANTIFIGLPLNIALFGEKALPYFLVYYVTNTVSTWAFGVFLISNDDPTKIKGKNRAKLNWKKLLPPPLLGFIVALIFLIFSIPVPSFINATLSYIGGIVTPLSLIYIGIVLYDAGLKSIRFDRDTVVALIGRFVLSPIILIGLISLGSSMFGIHLVSLLKQTLIVQSATPMLAVLPILAADAHGDVKYATNLVTTSTILFVVVVPILMSIVQYI